The Rhododendron vialii isolate Sample 1 chromosome 5a, ASM3025357v1 genome contains a region encoding:
- the LOC131326668 gene encoding uncharacterized protein LOC131326668 isoform X1 gives MTLKTSNFLPFFEPKRDAYGFTVRPQHLQRYREYTDIYKEEEEERSEKWKRFFDHQAESYPPEETNNRLHTEVTGQETEEGSNNRLHAEVTEQKAETVPQLDGEGDDSSEGKSARDTKGQRDPEELQVPIQTKPLKVQTWAQIRSSLHAIENMMSARIKKRKDMKEEQKTTAENHLPPIEEAKTSRGESEEDIEEEFYDNEIVDETRNAPADENDGSDRASREPFFPWKEELEFLVHGGVPRDLRGEIWQAFVGARARRVERYYQNLLAPDSETSDSQEQDKSGGGSKGLNGDRVGVPEKWRRQIEKDLPRTFPGHPALDENGRSSLRRVLLAYARHNPSVGYCQAMNFFAGILLLMMPEENAFWTLVGIIDDYFDGYYSEEMIESQVDQLVFEELIRERFPKLVNHLDYLGVQVAWVSGPWFLSIFVNMLPWESVLRIWDVLLFEGNRVMLFRTALALMELYGPAVVTTKDAGDAITLLQSLAGSTFDSSQLVLTACMGFVAVTEGRLQELREKHRPAVLEAIEERSKGQVSRNSKGLATKLFSFKHDPGTPTKETNSKAESGDKLMDGSISHLECHSAKLDDFLSGATIESEVDSLPDLEEQVVWLKVELCKLLEEKRSATLRAEELETALMEMVKQDNRRELSARVEQLEQEVAELRQALSDKKEQEKAMLQVLMRVEQEQKLTEDARFFAEQDSAAQRYVVQMLQEKCEKAVASLAQMEKRAVMAETMLEATVQYEHGQVKAVSSPRSMRPDSQEVPARKMGLLSFGLGWRDRNKGKPANVEEPSQSKSTSEGHILSTSVEMNGHQEQEK, from the exons ATGACTCTTAAGACCTCCAATTTCCTCCCCTTTTTCGAGCCCAAGAG GGATGCCTATGGATTTACTGTGAGACCTCAACACCTTCAAAGATACAGAGAGTACACTGATATCTATAAG gaagaggaagaagaaagatcAGAAAAGTGGAAGAGGTTCTTTGACCACCAAGCAGAGTCTTACCCACCTGAGGAAACTAACAACAGACTGCATACTGAAGTTACTGGGCAGGAAACAGAGGAGGGAAGTAACAACAGATTGCATGCTGAAGTTACAGAGCAGAAAGCAGAGACTGTGCCACAATTGGATGGGGAAGGGGATGATTCAAGTGAAGGGAAGTCAGCTCGTGATACTAAAGGGCAAAGGGATCCTGAGGAGTTACAGGTACCCATACAAACAAAACCGCTTAAGGTGCAAACATGGGCCCAGATAAGATCATCGCTTCATGCCATTGAGAATATGATGAGTGCTCGTATCAAGAAGAGAAAGGACATGAAAGAAGAGCAAAAGACCACTGCTGAAAATCATCTTCCACCAATTGAAGAGGCAAAAACTTCAAGAGGGGAATCTGAAGAGGACATTGAAGAAGAGTTTTATGACAATGAGATAGTAGATGAGACTAGGAATGCTCCTGCAGATGAAAATGATGGTAGTGATAGGGCCTCTCGAGAACCTTTCTTCCCTTGGAAAGAAGAACTGGAGTTCCTTGTTCATGGGGGAGTACCACGGGACCTGAGAGGAGAG ATATGGCAAGCATTTGTTGGTGCAAGGGCACGACGGGTGGAGAGATATTACCAGAATTTGCTAGCTCCAGATAGTGAAACAAGTGACTCCCAGGAGCAGGATAAATCTGGCGGTGGTAGCAAAGGGCTCAATGGGGACAGAGTTGGTGTACCTGAAAAATGGAGAAGGCAGATTGAGAAG GATCTGCCCCGAACTTTCCCAGGTCATCCTGCACTAGATGAAAATGGTAGGAGTTCCTTAAGACGTGTACTTTTAGCATATGCTCGACATAACCCGTCCGTTGGGTATTGTCAG GCAATGAACTTCTTTGCGGGCATATTACTACTTATGATGCCTGAAGAAAATGCTTTTTG GACTTTGGTTGGTATTATTGATGACTACTTTGACGGCTACTACTCAGAGGAAATGATAGAATCTCAG GTGGACCAACTTGTTTTTGAGGAATTGATACGTGAAAGATTTCCTAAACTAG TCAATCATCTGGATTACTTGGGAGTGCAGGTTGCATGGGTTTCTGGACCTTGGTTCCTTTCCATCTTTGTGAACATGCTTCCATGGGAAAGTG TTCTCCGAATTTGGGATGTGCTTCTATTTGAAGGAAATCGAGTTATGCTTTTTCGAACGGCACTTGCCTTAATGGAGTTATATG GTCCGGCTGTAGTTACTACTAAGGATGCTGGGGATGCCATTACTTTACTACAATCCCTAGCTGGTTCAACATTTGATAGCAGCCAGCTTGTTTTGACTGCTTGCATGGGTTTTGTGGCTGTAACTGAAGGTAGATTGCAAGAGCTAAGAGAAAAGCATCGACCAGCTGTACTAGAAGCAATTGAGGAAAGATCAAAAGGGCAAGTGTCAAGGAATTCCAAAGGCCTTGCGACGAAACTATTTAGTTTCAAGCATGATCCTGGAACACCGACAaaggaaacaaattcaaaagcGGAGTCAGGTGATAAGTTAATGGACGGGAGTATTTCTCATCTGGAGTGTCATTCAGCTAAGCTGGATGACTTTCTCAGTGGTGCAACCATTGAATCAGAAGTAGATTCTCTTCCTGATCTTGAAGAACAG GTGGTTTGGTTGAAGGTTGAGTTGTGCAAGTTGTTGGAGGAGAAGAGATCTGCTACACTAAG AGCTGAGGAGCTTGAGACAGCACTAATGGAGATGGTCAAGCAAGATAATCGACGAGAATTGAGTGCTCGG GTTGAGCAGTTGGAGCAAGAGGTTGCTGAACTACGGCAAGCCCTTTCTGACAAGAAAGAACAGGAAAAAGCAATGCTTCAG GTCCTGATGCGGGTTGAGCAAGAACAGAAGTTAACTGAAGATGCTCGCTTCTTTGCTGAGCAAGATTCAGCTGCTCAGAGATATGTAGTGCAAATGCTTCAG GAAAAATGTGAAAAGGCTGTGGCTTCGCTTGCTCAAATGGAGAAGAGGGCAGTAATGGCAGAAACCATGTTGGAGGCTACAGTGCAATATGAGCACGGCCAAGTTAAAGCAGTATCTTCCCCACG GTCTATGCGTCCAGATTCTCAAGAAGTACCGGCTAGAAAGATGGGTCTACTCTCGTTTGGACTGGGCTGGCGTGACAGGAACAAG
- the LOC131326668 gene encoding uncharacterized protein LOC131326668 isoform X2 produces MTLKTSNFLPFFEPKRDAYGFTVRPQHLQRYREYTDIYKEEEEERSEKWKRFFDHQAESYPPEETNNRLHTEVTGQETEEGSNNRLHAEVTEQKAETVPQLDGEGDDSSEGKSARDTKGQRDPEELQVPIQTKPLKVQTWAQIRSSLHAIENMMSARIKKRKDMKEEQKTTAENHLPPIEEAKTSRGESEEDIEEEFYDNEIVDETRNAPADENDGSDRASREPFFPWKEELEFLVHGGVPRDLRGEIWQAFVGARARRVERYYQNLLAPDSETSDSQEQDKSGGGSKGLNGDRVGVPEKWRRQIEKDLPRTFPGHPALDENGRSSLRRVLLAYARHNPSVGYCQAMNFFAGILLLMMPEENAFWTLVGIIDDYFDGYYSEEMIESQVAWVSGPWFLSIFVNMLPWESVLRIWDVLLFEGNRVMLFRTALALMELYGPAVVTTKDAGDAITLLQSLAGSTFDSSQLVLTACMGFVAVTEGRLQELREKHRPAVLEAIEERSKGQVSRNSKGLATKLFSFKHDPGTPTKETNSKAESGDKLMDGSISHLECHSAKLDDFLSGATIESEVDSLPDLEEQVVWLKVELCKLLEEKRSATLRAEELETALMEMVKQDNRRELSARVEQLEQEVAELRQALSDKKEQEKAMLQVLMRVEQEQKLTEDARFFAEQDSAAQRYVVQMLQEKCEKAVASLAQMEKRAVMAETMLEATVQYEHGQVKAVSSPRSMRPDSQEVPARKMGLLSFGLGWRDRNKGKPANVEEPSQSKSTSEGHILSTSVEMNGHQEQEK; encoded by the exons ATGACTCTTAAGACCTCCAATTTCCTCCCCTTTTTCGAGCCCAAGAG GGATGCCTATGGATTTACTGTGAGACCTCAACACCTTCAAAGATACAGAGAGTACACTGATATCTATAAG gaagaggaagaagaaagatcAGAAAAGTGGAAGAGGTTCTTTGACCACCAAGCAGAGTCTTACCCACCTGAGGAAACTAACAACAGACTGCATACTGAAGTTACTGGGCAGGAAACAGAGGAGGGAAGTAACAACAGATTGCATGCTGAAGTTACAGAGCAGAAAGCAGAGACTGTGCCACAATTGGATGGGGAAGGGGATGATTCAAGTGAAGGGAAGTCAGCTCGTGATACTAAAGGGCAAAGGGATCCTGAGGAGTTACAGGTACCCATACAAACAAAACCGCTTAAGGTGCAAACATGGGCCCAGATAAGATCATCGCTTCATGCCATTGAGAATATGATGAGTGCTCGTATCAAGAAGAGAAAGGACATGAAAGAAGAGCAAAAGACCACTGCTGAAAATCATCTTCCACCAATTGAAGAGGCAAAAACTTCAAGAGGGGAATCTGAAGAGGACATTGAAGAAGAGTTTTATGACAATGAGATAGTAGATGAGACTAGGAATGCTCCTGCAGATGAAAATGATGGTAGTGATAGGGCCTCTCGAGAACCTTTCTTCCCTTGGAAAGAAGAACTGGAGTTCCTTGTTCATGGGGGAGTACCACGGGACCTGAGAGGAGAG ATATGGCAAGCATTTGTTGGTGCAAGGGCACGACGGGTGGAGAGATATTACCAGAATTTGCTAGCTCCAGATAGTGAAACAAGTGACTCCCAGGAGCAGGATAAATCTGGCGGTGGTAGCAAAGGGCTCAATGGGGACAGAGTTGGTGTACCTGAAAAATGGAGAAGGCAGATTGAGAAG GATCTGCCCCGAACTTTCCCAGGTCATCCTGCACTAGATGAAAATGGTAGGAGTTCCTTAAGACGTGTACTTTTAGCATATGCTCGACATAACCCGTCCGTTGGGTATTGTCAG GCAATGAACTTCTTTGCGGGCATATTACTACTTATGATGCCTGAAGAAAATGCTTTTTG GACTTTGGTTGGTATTATTGATGACTACTTTGACGGCTACTACTCAGAGGAAATGATAGAATCTCAG GTTGCATGGGTTTCTGGACCTTGGTTCCTTTCCATCTTTGTGAACATGCTTCCATGGGAAAGTG TTCTCCGAATTTGGGATGTGCTTCTATTTGAAGGAAATCGAGTTATGCTTTTTCGAACGGCACTTGCCTTAATGGAGTTATATG GTCCGGCTGTAGTTACTACTAAGGATGCTGGGGATGCCATTACTTTACTACAATCCCTAGCTGGTTCAACATTTGATAGCAGCCAGCTTGTTTTGACTGCTTGCATGGGTTTTGTGGCTGTAACTGAAGGTAGATTGCAAGAGCTAAGAGAAAAGCATCGACCAGCTGTACTAGAAGCAATTGAGGAAAGATCAAAAGGGCAAGTGTCAAGGAATTCCAAAGGCCTTGCGACGAAACTATTTAGTTTCAAGCATGATCCTGGAACACCGACAaaggaaacaaattcaaaagcGGAGTCAGGTGATAAGTTAATGGACGGGAGTATTTCTCATCTGGAGTGTCATTCAGCTAAGCTGGATGACTTTCTCAGTGGTGCAACCATTGAATCAGAAGTAGATTCTCTTCCTGATCTTGAAGAACAG GTGGTTTGGTTGAAGGTTGAGTTGTGCAAGTTGTTGGAGGAGAAGAGATCTGCTACACTAAG AGCTGAGGAGCTTGAGACAGCACTAATGGAGATGGTCAAGCAAGATAATCGACGAGAATTGAGTGCTCGG GTTGAGCAGTTGGAGCAAGAGGTTGCTGAACTACGGCAAGCCCTTTCTGACAAGAAAGAACAGGAAAAAGCAATGCTTCAG GTCCTGATGCGGGTTGAGCAAGAACAGAAGTTAACTGAAGATGCTCGCTTCTTTGCTGAGCAAGATTCAGCTGCTCAGAGATATGTAGTGCAAATGCTTCAG GAAAAATGTGAAAAGGCTGTGGCTTCGCTTGCTCAAATGGAGAAGAGGGCAGTAATGGCAGAAACCATGTTGGAGGCTACAGTGCAATATGAGCACGGCCAAGTTAAAGCAGTATCTTCCCCACG GTCTATGCGTCCAGATTCTCAAGAAGTACCGGCTAGAAAGATGGGTCTACTCTCGTTTGGACTGGGCTGGCGTGACAGGAACAAG
- the LOC131326858 gene encoding glutathione S-transferase L3-like isoform X2 has protein sequence MPPPFVKEDLPPILDSTSLEPPPLFDGTTRLYIAYTCPYAQRAWIARNYKGLQDEIKLVAIDIGNKPIWYKEKVYPENKDPSKQQFAEELLEYTNTFNKTLFTSFKGDPAKEIGSAFDYLETALNKFKDDPFFLGQFSLVDIAYGPFIGNFQIIFQDVWKYDITAGRPKLGAWIEEMNKIDAYTQTKYDPAKIVASYKKRFLGQ, from the exons ATGCCTCCTCC tTTCGTGAAAGAGGATCTTCCCCCAATTTTGGATTCTACTTCTCTTGAACCCCCTCCCCTCTTTGATGGAACTACCAG GTTGTATATCGCTTACACATGCCCATATGCGCAGCGTGCTTGGATTGCAAGAAACTACAAG GGTCTACAAGACGAGATAAAATTGGTTGCCATTGACATTGGAAACAAGCCTATTTGGTACAAAGAGAAAGTTTACCCAGAAAATAAG GATCCTTCCAAACAACAGTTTGCTGAAGAGTTGTTAGAGTACACTAACACATTCAACAAAACCCTGTTTACTTCTTTCAAAGGAGATCCAGCGAAAGAAATTG GTAGTGCTTTTGATTACTTGGAAACCGCTCTAAACAAATTCAAGGATGATCCTTTTTTCCTTGGCCAATTCAGTCTG GTGGATATAGCCTATGGTCCTTTTAttggaaattttcaaatcatcttTCAAGACGTGTGGAAGTATGACATCACGGCAGGACGACCAAAACTAGGAGCATGGATTGAA GAGATGAACAAGATTGATGCTTACACGCAGACAAAGTATGATCCGGCAAAAATCGTTGCATCCTACAAGAAGCGCTTTCTG GGCCAATAA
- the LOC131326858 gene encoding glutathione S-transferase L3-like isoform X1, which translates to MPPPFVKEDLPPILDSTSLEPPPLFDGTTRLYIAYTCPYAQRAWIARNYKGLQDEIKLVAIDIGNKPIWYKEKVYPENKVPSLEHNNKVIGESLDLLKYLDDNFEGPKLLPNDPSKQQFAEELLEYTNTFNKTLFTSFKGDPAKEIGSAFDYLETALNKFKDDPFFLGQFSLVDIAYGPFIGNFQIIFQDVWKYDITAGRPKLGAWIEEMNKIDAYTQTKYDPAKIVASYKKRFLGQ; encoded by the exons ATGCCTCCTCC tTTCGTGAAAGAGGATCTTCCCCCAATTTTGGATTCTACTTCTCTTGAACCCCCTCCCCTCTTTGATGGAACTACCAG GTTGTATATCGCTTACACATGCCCATATGCGCAGCGTGCTTGGATTGCAAGAAACTACAAG GGTCTACAAGACGAGATAAAATTGGTTGCCATTGACATTGGAAACAAGCCTATTTGGTACAAAGAGAAAGTTTACCCAGAAAATAAG GTGCCCTCACTGGAGCACAACAACAAGGTCATCGGAGAGAGTCTAGATTTACTTAAATATCTCGATGATAACTTTGAAGGACCCAAACTTTTGCCTAAT GATCCTTCCAAACAACAGTTTGCTGAAGAGTTGTTAGAGTACACTAACACATTCAACAAAACCCTGTTTACTTCTTTCAAAGGAGATCCAGCGAAAGAAATTG GTAGTGCTTTTGATTACTTGGAAACCGCTCTAAACAAATTCAAGGATGATCCTTTTTTCCTTGGCCAATTCAGTCTG GTGGATATAGCCTATGGTCCTTTTAttggaaattttcaaatcatcttTCAAGACGTGTGGAAGTATGACATCACGGCAGGACGACCAAAACTAGGAGCATGGATTGAA GAGATGAACAAGATTGATGCTTACACGCAGACAAAGTATGATCCGGCAAAAATCGTTGCATCCTACAAGAAGCGCTTTCTG GGCCAATAA